The proteins below are encoded in one region of Casimicrobium huifangae:
- the iscU gene encoding Fe-S cluster assembly scaffold IscU, producing MAYSEKVVDHYENPRNVGSFAKDEADVGTGMVGAPACGDVMKLQIKVGANGVIEDAKFKTYGCGSAIASSSLVTEWVKGKTLDEAMNLKNTQIAEELALPPVKIHCSILAEDAIKAAVQDYKAKHTAPEKATV from the coding sequence ATGGCATATAGCGAAAAAGTCGTCGATCACTATGAAAACCCGCGCAACGTCGGGTCGTTCGCCAAGGACGAAGCCGATGTTGGTACCGGTATGGTCGGTGCACCGGCCTGCGGTGACGTGATGAAACTGCAGATCAAGGTTGGCGCCAATGGTGTCATTGAAGACGCAAAGTTCAAGACTTACGGCTGCGGCTCTGCCATTGCATCATCTTCGCTGGTGACCGAATGGGTCAAGGGCAAGACGCTTGATGAAGCGATGAACCTGAAGAACACCCAGATCGCCGAGGAACTGGCGCTGCCGCCAGTGAAAATTCACTGCTCGATCCTCGCCGAAGACGCAATCAAGGCGGCGGTGCAGGACTACAAGGCGAAGCACACCGCGCCTGAAAAAGCGACCGTTTAG
- a CDS encoding IscS subfamily cysteine desulfurase, whose translation MSLPIYMDYSATTPVDPRVAAKMIPWLTEHFGNPASRSHAYGWEAEAAVEEAREHVAALVNCDAKEIVWTSGATESINLALKGAAQFYKERGKHLITVKTEHKATLDTMRELERQGFEVTYLDVQENGLIDMNAFQAALRPDTILVSVMFVNNEIGVIQPIAEIAEITRSKGIIFHVDSAQATGKVEIDLQALKVDLMSFSAHKTYGPKGMGALFVRKKPRIRLEAQIHGGGHERGFRSGTLATHQIVGMGEAFRLAKAEMKTENERIRMLRDRLYKGLKDIPEVFINGDMEQRVPHNLNVSFNFVEGESLIMGVKEVAVSSGSACTSASLEPSYVLRALGRSDELAHSSIRMTVGRFTTEADIDNTIATMKRTVEKLRAMSPLWDMHLEGIDLSTVQWAAH comes from the coding sequence ATGAGTTTGCCCATTTACATGGACTACAGCGCCACCACCCCGGTCGATCCGCGGGTGGCGGCGAAGATGATCCCCTGGCTCACCGAGCATTTCGGTAACCCGGCCTCGCGCTCGCACGCCTACGGCTGGGAGGCCGAGGCGGCGGTGGAAGAGGCACGTGAGCACGTCGCAGCGCTGGTCAATTGCGATGCCAAGGAAATTGTCTGGACGTCCGGTGCGACCGAGTCGATCAATCTGGCGCTCAAGGGCGCGGCGCAGTTCTACAAGGAACGTGGCAAGCACCTCATCACGGTGAAGACCGAGCACAAGGCGACGCTCGACACCATGCGCGAGCTGGAGCGTCAGGGCTTCGAGGTCACTTACCTGGACGTGCAGGAAAACGGCCTGATCGACATGAATGCGTTTCAGGCGGCGCTGCGCCCGGACACGATTCTGGTGTCGGTGATGTTCGTCAACAACGAAATCGGCGTCATCCAGCCGATCGCCGAGATCGCCGAAATCACGCGCAGCAAGGGCATCATCTTCCACGTCGATAGTGCACAGGCCACCGGCAAGGTCGAGATTGACCTGCAGGCGCTGAAGGTTGACCTGATGAGCTTCTCGGCGCACAAGACCTATGGCCCCAAGGGCATGGGCGCGCTGTTCGTGCGCAAGAAGCCTCGCATCCGTCTGGAGGCGCAGATTCACGGCGGTGGTCATGAGCGTGGCTTCCGCTCCGGCACGCTGGCGACGCACCAGATCGTCGGCATGGGTGAGGCGTTCCGCCTGGCGAAGGCCGAGATGAAGACCGAGAACGAGCGCATCCGCATGCTGCGTGATCGTCTCTACAAGGGCCTGAAAGACATCCCCGAGGTGTTCATCAACGGCGACATGGAGCAGCGCGTTCCGCACAACCTGAACGTGAGCTTCAACTTCGTCGAAGGCGAAAGCTTGATCATGGGCGTGAAGGAAGTCGCGGTATCGTCCGGCTCGGCCTGCACGTCGGCGTCGCTGGAGCCCAGTTACGTGCTGCGTGCGCTCGGTCGCAGCGACGAACTCGCGCACAGCTCGATCCGCATGACGGTCGGCCGCTTCACGACTGAAGCAGACATTGACAACACGATTGCAACGATGAAGCGCACGGTGGAAAAGCTGCGCGCGATGAGCCCGCTGTGGGATATGCACCTGGAGGGGATTGATCTTTCCACCGTGCAGTGGGCTGCGCATTAA
- a CDS encoding Fe-S cluster assembly transcription factor, with product MKLTTKGRFAVTAMIDVALFNHEGPVTLAEVSERQKISLSYLEQLFGKLRRHGLVESVRGPGGGYNLAKPPATVSVSDIILAVDEPIDTTSCGGEKNCHDDGICLTHHLWSSLNAHIFTYLQGVSLQSLVDDAKERKSPSIHVVQDHRKTTAPMSPVVPYPI from the coding sequence ATGAAACTCACCACCAAGGGGCGTTTCGCCGTCACCGCCATGATCGATGTGGCGCTGTTCAACCATGAAGGCCCGGTGACGCTGGCCGAAGTGTCGGAACGGCAGAAAATTTCCCTCTCCTACCTTGAGCAACTGTTCGGCAAGCTGCGCCGGCACGGGCTGGTCGAAAGCGTGCGCGGCCCCGGCGGCGGCTACAACCTGGCGAAACCGCCGGCAACCGTCAGCGTGTCCGACATCATCCTTGCCGTCGATGAGCCGATCGACACCACCAGTTGCGGCGGCGAGAAAAACTGCCACGACGACGGCATCTGCCTCACCCATCACCTGTGGTCGAGCCTGAATGCCCACATCTTCACCTATCTGCAGGGCGTCAGCCTGCAGTCGCTGGTGGACGATGCCAAGGAGCGCAAGTCGCCGTCGATTCATGTGGTGCAGGATCACCGTAAAACGACGGCACCGATGTCGCCGGTCGTGCCGTACCCCATTTAG
- a CDS encoding DUF2946 domain-containing protein, producing the protein MHLRRPKQQIVAAFTAMVLLFAALAPSVAGALGITSPAMWVELCSADGSKRVVLDPSVPNGSDDRSAAQHLSEHCPFCHIEQAPLALPPAPLPFVPHVFTHSAFPALFYAAPRPPHAWAPALSRAPPQHA; encoded by the coding sequence ATGCACTTGCGCCGTCCCAAACAGCAAATCGTCGCCGCGTTCACCGCGATGGTGCTGCTGTTTGCCGCGCTGGCGCCCTCGGTGGCTGGCGCGCTGGGCATTACCTCTCCCGCCATGTGGGTGGAGCTTTGCTCTGCTGACGGCAGCAAGCGTGTGGTTTTGGACCCGTCCGTACCCAACGGGAGTGACGACCGTTCCGCAGCGCAGCATTTGAGCGAGCACTGCCCGTTTTGCCACATCGAGCAAGCGCCACTGGCTTTACCGCCAGCGCCGCTGCCTTTCGTCCCTCATGTCTTCACACACAGCGCATTTCCCGCGCTGTTTTACGCCGCCCCGCGCCCGCCGCATGCCTGGGCGCCGGCACTATCTCGCGCACCGCCACAACACGCCTGA
- a CDS encoding SCO family protein encodes MSLLAGCDRSSEALARFHSIDITGAPYGHDFRLRAPDGSERTVADFRGKAVLVFFGFTQCPDVCPTALTRAADVKRLLGKQGERFLAVFITVDPERDTPAILREYTQAFDPSFIGLSGDLAQTQKTASDFRVHYAKVPTGSSYTMDHTATSYVFDPTGTLRLAVSHATTATDLAADISALLKDAATGP; translated from the coding sequence GTGTCGCTGCTCGCCGGCTGCGATCGCAGTAGTGAGGCGCTGGCGCGCTTCCACTCGATCGACATCACCGGCGCACCGTACGGGCACGACTTCCGTTTGCGGGCACCGGATGGCAGTGAGCGCACCGTGGCTGACTTTCGCGGCAAGGCGGTGCTGGTCTTCTTTGGCTTCACGCAATGCCCTGACGTGTGCCCCACCGCGTTGACGCGCGCGGCGGACGTGAAACGCCTGCTCGGCAAGCAGGGCGAGCGCTTTTTGGCGGTGTTCATCACCGTCGACCCGGAGCGCGACACGCCAGCTATCCTGCGCGAATACACCCAGGCGTTTGACCCGTCATTCATCGGCCTGAGTGGCGACCTCGCGCAGACGCAAAAGACCGCATCGGACTTCCGCGTGCACTACGCCAAGGTGCCCACCGGGTCGAGCTACACGATGGATCACACGGCAACCAGCTACGTGTTCGATCCCACCGGCACGCTGCGCCTCGCCGTCAGCCACGCCACCACCGCTACGGACCTCGCGGCCGACATCAGCGCGCTGCTCAAGGACGCTGCCACCGGCCCCTGA
- a CDS encoding copper chaperone PCu(A)C, translating to MNLKHNLIALITSAASLAGAQVTISEPWVRATVPQQKATGAFMQLKADQSMRLVAGKSPVAGVVEIHEMAMDNGVMKMRQIPGIEIPAGQTLALKPGSYHVMLLDLKQQVKDGDTVPITLEFVGLDNKKHTMEIKAPARPLNASVAPPDAHKH from the coding sequence ATGAACCTCAAGCACAACCTCATCGCCCTCATCACCTCGGCCGCTTCGCTTGCGGGCGCCCAGGTCACCATCTCCGAGCCGTGGGTGCGCGCCACGGTGCCGCAGCAGAAGGCCACCGGTGCCTTCATGCAATTGAAGGCCGACCAGAGCATGCGGCTGGTCGCCGGCAAATCGCCTGTCGCCGGCGTCGTCGAGATTCATGAAATGGCGATGGACAACGGCGTGATGAAGATGCGGCAAATCCCCGGCATCGAGATTCCCGCCGGGCAAACGCTCGCCCTCAAGCCGGGCAGCTATCACGTGATGTTGCTGGACCTGAAGCAGCAGGTGAAAGACGGCGACACCGTCCCCATCACGCTTGAGTTCGTCGGCCTCGACAACAAGAAGCACACGATGGAAATCAAGGCGCCAGCACGGCCGCTCAACGCCAGCGTCGCGCCCCCAGACGCACACAAGCACTGA
- a CDS encoding glutathione S-transferase family protein, which yields MATLYHCVSARSFRVLWMLEEIGLPYDLRMLAFPPRVHHKDFLALNPRGTVPLFIDGAARMTESAAICQYLAQQYAPATFGVAPDESYYGDYLNYLHMSDATLTFPQTLVLRYSRFELPEHRQPQVVEDYGKWFHARLRTLEPQLAAHPFLCAERFTAADVAVGYALMLAELLGLHERFTPAVAAYWLRLSARDGYQRALVVQEQAARGQGVSPRPASEPPGDMLIGKV from the coding sequence ATGGCTACGCTCTACCACTGTGTCAGCGCCCGTTCCTTCCGCGTCCTCTGGATGCTGGAGGAAATCGGGCTGCCGTATGACTTGCGGATGCTGGCGTTTCCGCCGCGTGTGCATCACAAGGACTTTCTCGCCCTCAATCCGCGGGGCACAGTGCCGCTGTTCATTGATGGTGCGGCGCGGATGACCGAGTCGGCTGCGATCTGCCAATATCTTGCACAACAGTACGCTCCGGCAACGTTCGGGGTCGCGCCGGACGAGTCCTACTACGGGGACTATCTCAACTACCTGCACATGAGCGACGCCACGCTGACCTTCCCGCAGACGCTGGTGTTGCGCTATTCACGATTCGAGCTACCGGAACATCGGCAGCCGCAAGTCGTCGAGGACTACGGCAAGTGGTTCCACGCGCGCCTGCGCACGCTGGAGCCGCAGCTTGCCGCACACCCGTTCCTGTGCGCTGAGCGCTTCACGGCAGCTGACGTGGCTGTCGGCTATGCGTTGATGTTGGCCGAACTGCTTGGCCTGCACGAACGTTTCACGCCCGCTGTCGCTGCGTACTGGCTCCGGTTGTCCGCGCGAGACGGCTACCAGCGCGCGCTGGTGGTGCAGGAACAGGCGGCGCGCGGGCAGGGCGTGTCGCCCCGACCTGCGTCCGAACCGCCCGGCGATATGCTCATAGGTAAGGTCTAG
- a CDS encoding glutathione S-transferase N-terminal domain-containing protein: MADLSAFPITKKWPATHADRIQLYSLPTPNGVKVSIMLEETGLPYEPHLVSFESNEQMTPEFLSLNPNNKIPAIIDPDGPSGKPLPLWETGAILIYLAEKTGKFIPSDAAHRYEAIQWVMWQMGGVGPMFGQLGFFHKFAGKDYEDKRPRDRYVAESKRLLGVLNGRLATRQWIMGDDYTIADIATFPWVRNLIGFYGAGDLVGINDFPHVTRALEAFVARPAVAKGLTIPARS; encoded by the coding sequence ATGGCCGACCTCAGCGCATTCCCGATCACAAAGAAGTGGCCCGCGACTCACGCGGACCGCATCCAGCTCTACTCGCTGCCCACGCCCAATGGTGTCAAGGTGTCGATCATGCTTGAAGAGACGGGATTGCCGTACGAGCCGCATCTGGTCAGCTTCGAAAGCAACGAACAGATGACGCCGGAGTTTCTGTCGTTGAATCCGAACAACAAGATCCCCGCCATCATCGACCCCGATGGCCCTAGCGGCAAGCCGTTGCCGCTTTGGGAAACCGGTGCGATCCTGATCTATCTGGCGGAGAAGACTGGCAAATTCATTCCGTCGGATGCGGCGCACCGCTACGAAGCGATCCAGTGGGTCATGTGGCAGATGGGCGGCGTCGGGCCGATGTTCGGGCAACTCGGCTTCTTCCACAAGTTTGCCGGCAAGGACTATGAGGACAAGCGTCCGCGTGATCGCTACGTGGCCGAGTCAAAACGCCTGCTGGGAGTGCTCAATGGCCGCCTCGCGACACGGCAATGGATCATGGGCGACGACTACACCATCGCAGACATCGCTACCTTTCCCTGGGTGCGCAACCTGATCGGCTTCTATGGCGCCGGTGATCTCGTCGGTATCAACGATTTCCCGCATGTGACGCGGGCGCTCGAAGCATTCGTCGCGCGGCCGGCGGTAGCGAAAGGCCTGACGATTCCGGCGCGCAGCTAG
- a CDS encoding xanthine dehydrogenase family protein molybdopterin-binding subunit codes for MSKQIKPVLRDQLESSARRGFMKSTSALGGALVVGFHLPASNAAAAKADAAQVANAFVKVDAKGGVTIMCHRSEMGQGVYTSMPMLVAEELGVPLSAVKVEMAPSAPVYINAMLGGQITGGSTSVRDAWTKLREAGASARTVLVAAAAETWKVPATECTAVNGVVSHKSGKKLAYGALVAKASAMKMPEKVALKDPKDWTIIGKQKARIDTPAKVAGKAQYGIDVKKPGMLIAALAQAPVIGGKVVKVNDAKARAVKGVVNVVQIPDGVAVLAKDFYTAKKGRDALEIEWDNGPAANLDSLEIEASLRTASVNPGAVMRKDGKGAADIDKAARKVEAEYELPFLAHATLEPVNCTAEIVNGECHITGPIQFQQGAQYGVAAGIGMPPEKVFIHTTFLGGGYGRKLELDFQIQAAQIAKAAGKPVKMIWTREDDMTHDFYRPLSLHQMSAGLDANGNVTTFYSKMTSPSVTARAFPPVVQNGKDPFMAEGSENLTYKIPNVQIENVIHDTGIRVGYWRSVSNALNAFAVESFVDEIAAATKKDPVALRMEMLKGDARSQNVLKLATEKAGWGKAAAGRALGVAQMECYGTHSALVAEVSMVNGVPKVHKITAVIDCGIVVHPDQANAQIESGILLGFSSGMKNAITFKDGHPEQRNFDTYTMLRMSEAPAIDITFVQSSAAPGGLGEVGVPLVMPAIANAVATLTGKRVRKLPLLQNV; via the coding sequence ATGAGCAAGCAAATCAAACCCGTGCTGCGCGACCAACTTGAATCCTCCGCCCGACGCGGCTTCATGAAATCGACCAGCGCGCTGGGTGGCGCGCTGGTAGTTGGCTTCCATCTGCCGGCGTCGAACGCGGCTGCGGCCAAGGCGGACGCCGCGCAGGTTGCCAATGCCTTCGTCAAGGTCGATGCCAAAGGCGGTGTCACCATCATGTGCCATCGCTCCGAGATGGGGCAGGGCGTGTACACCTCGATGCCGATGCTGGTCGCCGAGGAACTGGGCGTGCCGCTGTCGGCGGTCAAGGTGGAAATGGCGCCATCGGCGCCGGTTTACATCAACGCGATGCTGGGTGGCCAGATCACTGGTGGCTCGACCTCGGTGCGTGACGCCTGGACCAAACTGCGCGAGGCGGGCGCATCCGCACGCACAGTGCTGGTGGCTGCCGCGGCGGAGACCTGGAAGGTGCCAGCGACCGAGTGCACGGCCGTCAACGGCGTGGTGTCGCACAAGAGTGGCAAGAAGCTCGCTTACGGTGCGCTGGTGGCCAAAGCATCGGCGATGAAGATGCCTGAGAAGGTCGCGCTGAAGGATCCTAAGGATTGGACCATCATCGGCAAACAGAAGGCGCGTATTGACACGCCGGCAAAGGTTGCTGGCAAGGCGCAGTACGGCATCGACGTCAAGAAGCCGGGGATGCTGATCGCTGCGCTGGCGCAGGCGCCAGTGATCGGCGGCAAGGTAGTGAAGGTCAATGATGCCAAGGCCCGTGCGGTAAAGGGCGTGGTCAACGTGGTGCAGATTCCGGACGGCGTCGCCGTGCTCGCGAAAGATTTCTACACCGCGAAAAAAGGTCGTGATGCGCTGGAAATTGAGTGGGATAACGGCCCGGCTGCGAATCTGGACAGCCTCGAAATTGAAGCCAGCTTGCGCACCGCTTCGGTCAATCCCGGCGCCGTGATGCGCAAGGACGGCAAAGGTGCTGCTGATATCGACAAAGCGGCGCGCAAGGTCGAGGCCGAGTATGAGTTGCCCTTCCTCGCCCACGCTACCCTGGAGCCGGTCAACTGCACGGCCGAGATCGTCAACGGCGAATGCCACATCACCGGGCCGATCCAGTTCCAGCAGGGCGCGCAGTATGGCGTTGCAGCCGGTATTGGCATGCCGCCAGAAAAGGTCTTCATTCACACCACATTTCTTGGCGGTGGCTACGGCCGCAAGCTGGAGCTCGACTTCCAGATTCAGGCCGCGCAAATCGCCAAGGCAGCCGGCAAGCCAGTGAAGATGATCTGGACGCGCGAAGACGACATGACGCACGATTTCTATCGTCCGCTGTCGTTGCATCAGATGAGCGCAGGGCTCGACGCGAATGGCAACGTGACGACGTTCTACAGCAAGATGACTTCGCCGTCGGTCACTGCCCGCGCGTTCCCGCCGGTGGTGCAGAACGGCAAGGATCCGTTCATGGCCGAAGGCTCGGAGAATCTGACCTACAAGATCCCGAACGTGCAGATCGAAAACGTCATTCACGATACCGGCATTCGCGTGGGCTACTGGCGCAGTGTGTCGAACGCGCTCAACGCCTTCGCTGTGGAGAGCTTTGTCGACGAGATCGCCGCTGCCACGAAGAAGGATCCGGTAGCGCTGCGCATGGAGATGCTGAAAGGCGACGCCCGTTCCCAGAATGTGCTCAAGCTGGCTACCGAAAAGGCAGGCTGGGGCAAGGCAGCGGCGGGGCGCGCGCTGGGTGTGGCGCAGATGGAGTGCTACGGCACGCACTCGGCGCTGGTAGCCGAAGTGTCGATGGTGAACGGCGTGCCGAAGGTGCACAAGATCACGGCAGTGATCGATTGCGGCATCGTCGTGCATCCGGACCAGGCGAATGCGCAGATCGAGTCGGGCATCCTGCTCGGTTTCTCCAGCGGCATGAAGAATGCGATCACCTTCAAGGATGGTCACCCGGAACAGCGCAACTTCGACACCTACACCATGCTGCGCATGAGCGAGGCGCCGGCAATCGACATCACCTTCGTGCAAAGCAGCGCCGCACCGGGTGGTCTTGGCGAAGTTGGCGTACCACTCGTAATGCCCGCCATCGCCAACGCGGTTGCTACGCTCACTGGCAAACGGGTTCGCAAGCTTCCACTGTTGCAGAACGTTTAG
- a CDS encoding (2Fe-2S)-binding protein, with amino-acid sequence MKLTVNGKPANFEGDPDTPILWVLRDHLDVTSPKFGCGMALCGACTVHLDGAPIRSCSTPVSAAVGKKITTIEGLPTKVGKALQDAWVAEEVPQCGYCQTGQMMSAAALISKNPNPSEAEIVGAMDGNVCRCGTYHRIQKAVVRAGKAVAGAKA; translated from the coding sequence ATGAAACTGACTGTCAATGGGAAACCCGCCAATTTTGAAGGCGATCCCGATACCCCGATTCTGTGGGTACTGCGTGACCATCTGGATGTAACCAGCCCGAAGTTCGGCTGTGGCATGGCGCTTTGTGGCGCCTGCACCGTACATCTTGATGGCGCGCCGATCCGCTCTTGTTCTACACCGGTTAGCGCCGCTGTCGGCAAAAAAATCACCACCATTGAAGGTCTGCCGACGAAGGTTGGCAAGGCTCTGCAGGATGCCTGGGTGGCCGAGGAAGTACCGCAGTGCGGTTACTGCCAGACCGGGCAGATGATGAGCGCCGCTGCACTGATCAGCAAGAACCCGAATCCGTCGGAAGCCGAGATTGTTGGTGCGATGGATGGCAATGTCTGTCGTTGTGGCACTTATCACCGCATCCAGAAGGCCGTTGTCCGCGCGGGCAAGGCTGTTGCTGGTGCCAAGGCGTGA
- a CDS encoding HesA/MoeB/ThiF family protein encodes MNDEQLLRYSRHILLDELGVDGQQRLLDAHVLIVGAGGLGCPAALYLASAGVGTITVADHDVVDLTNLQRQIAHDMTTVGLPKVESVQRRVWSINPDVKLLPLPEKLAGQPLLDAVAAADVVLDCSDRFATRHEVNRACVALGKPLVSGAAVRLDGQLSVFDVRRADSPCYACLYPDTTDFEEDRCATLGVFAPLVGIVGTMQAAEVIKLLAGFGEPLTGRLLTLDARSMAVMTLAIKRQPDCAVCGERHALAGAAGAATDA; translated from the coding sequence GTGAACGACGAACAACTGCTGCGCTACTCGCGCCACATCCTGCTGGACGAACTGGGCGTTGACGGCCAGCAGCGATTGCTTGATGCGCATGTGCTGATTGTGGGGGCTGGCGGTTTGGGCTGTCCGGCCGCGCTCTATCTCGCGAGTGCCGGAGTCGGCACTATCACCGTTGCCGATCATGACGTGGTTGACCTGACCAATCTGCAGCGACAGATCGCACACGACATGACCACTGTCGGACTACCGAAGGTCGAGTCGGTGCAGCGCCGCGTCTGGTCGATCAATCCTGACGTCAAGTTGTTGCCGTTGCCGGAGAAACTCGCGGGTCAGCCGTTGCTGGATGCAGTCGCCGCAGCTGATGTCGTGCTTGATTGCAGCGACCGTTTTGCCACTCGCCACGAGGTGAACCGTGCCTGCGTTGCGCTGGGCAAACCGTTGGTCTCTGGCGCGGCCGTACGTCTGGACGGCCAGCTGAGTGTGTTCGACGTCCGCCGCGCGGATTCACCGTGCTACGCCTGCCTGTACCCGGACACCACTGACTTCGAAGAGGATCGCTGCGCTACTCTAGGTGTATTCGCACCGCTGGTCGGCATCGTCGGCACCATGCAGGCTGCGGAAGTGATCAAGCTGCTAGCGGGCTTTGGTGAGCCATTGACCGGGCGGCTGCTGACACTGGACGCGCGCAGTATGGCGGTGATGACACTGGCGATCAAACGCCAGCCAGACTGTGCAGTCTGTGGCGAACGCCATGCGCTGGCGGGCGCTGCAGGCGCCGCCACCGACGCGTAG
- a CDS encoding CoxG family protein gives MSDSRVIRAPRDRVWVALNDPAVLKQCVFGCESLDRQDDGSLVAAMAVRVGPVAAKFKGKLHMENVAAPEHYTLVFEGNGGAAGFAKGSAEVTLTDAEGGGTLLQYKASSQVGGKLAQVGSRLVDAAARKIADDFFTKFGELVAPAAAAPAGDEATAAASTGAAGTTTKSGGLPVVWIVAGAIALAIIGWWLMR, from the coding sequence ATGAGCGACTCCCGCGTGATCCGGGCACCCCGTGACCGGGTCTGGGTCGCACTGAATGATCCTGCCGTGCTCAAGCAATGCGTGTTCGGCTGTGAATCGCTTGATCGCCAGGACGATGGATCGCTGGTGGCTGCAATGGCGGTTCGTGTCGGGCCGGTGGCAGCCAAGTTCAAAGGCAAGTTGCACATGGAGAACGTTGCGGCTCCCGAGCACTACACCCTTGTGTTTGAAGGTAATGGTGGCGCCGCAGGGTTCGCCAAAGGCTCGGCGGAAGTGACCTTGACTGATGCGGAAGGGGGCGGCACGCTTCTGCAATACAAGGCGTCGTCGCAGGTCGGTGGCAAGCTTGCGCAGGTTGGCTCGCGGCTGGTCGACGCCGCCGCCCGCAAAATTGCTGACGACTTTTTCACCAAGTTCGGCGAACTGGTAGCACCTGCTGCGGCAGCACCGGCTGGCGATGAAGCCACCGCTGCGGCAAGCACGGGCGCTGCTGGAACGACGACAAAATCGGGTGGTTTGCCGGTAGTCTGGATCGTGGCGGGCGCCATTGCGCTGGCGATCATCGGCTGGTGGCTGATGCGATAG
- a CDS encoding vWA domain-containing protein, whose amino-acid sequence MRANAASHTGALANNVVHFVRLIRAAGVRAGTASTLNALALVEAAGIERRADIRAALRSTLISRPEHRELFDIAFDLFWKDPQIQEKMLSALLPTVQGRGQTPPPPPPPQRLTDAFAPDAPRVAPKRLPNQQDEVNFDATLTFSASEKLQRMDFEQMNAAEWEAARKAAASLALPMRPLRTRRSAPARQGRIDLRACLQQSRKTGGEIIGIERTQPGERPPKLVVLCDISGSMHRYTRMFLHFVHALANATGASSRGGRPQKLEVFLFGTRLTHVTRHLRGQDVDVALARVAAAAPDWSGGTRIGACLYEFNLRWARRVLGYGAQVLLLTDGLDREDTTLLTKAADRLGRSCRNLIWLNPLLRYDGFEPRAAGVRALLPHVDTFVPVHNLNSIADLAQSLGGGKARVASTHTR is encoded by the coding sequence TTGCGGGCCAATGCCGCCAGCCATACAGGGGCGCTGGCCAACAATGTGGTGCACTTTGTGCGCCTGATACGTGCTGCCGGCGTGCGCGCCGGTACGGCCAGCACGCTCAATGCGCTGGCGCTGGTGGAAGCCGCCGGCATCGAGCGGCGAGCGGACATTCGGGCTGCGTTGCGGTCAACGCTGATCTCGCGTCCCGAGCATCGCGAACTGTTCGACATTGCGTTCGACCTCTTCTGGAAGGACCCGCAGATTCAGGAGAAGATGCTCAGCGCTTTGCTGCCCACTGTGCAGGGGCGGGGGCAGACGCCGCCACCACCGCCTCCGCCGCAACGGCTGACTGATGCGTTTGCGCCCGACGCGCCGCGAGTTGCTCCGAAGCGCCTGCCGAACCAGCAGGACGAGGTGAATTTCGATGCGACGTTGACATTCTCGGCCAGCGAGAAGCTGCAACGCATGGACTTTGAGCAGATGAACGCCGCCGAGTGGGAGGCCGCACGCAAGGCTGCTGCCAGTCTGGCGCTGCCGATGCGTCCGCTGCGCACCCGAAGGTCCGCGCCGGCGCGGCAAGGGCGTATTGATCTTCGTGCCTGTCTGCAGCAGAGCCGCAAGACCGGTGGCGAAATCATCGGCATCGAGCGAACCCAGCCCGGCGAACGACCGCCCAAGCTGGTCGTGCTGTGCGATATCTCAGGCTCGATGCATCGCTACACCCGGATGTTCCTGCACTTTGTGCACGCGCTGGCCAATGCCACCGGCGCAAGCAGTCGTGGTGGTCGGCCACAGAAGCTCGAGGTGTTCCTGTTTGGAACACGTCTGACCCATGTGACACGTCACTTGCGGGGACAGGACGTCGATGTGGCGCTGGCACGAGTTGCCGCTGCCGCCCCGGACTGGAGCGGCGGCACCCGCATCGGCGCTTGCCTGTATGAGTTCAACCTGCGCTGGGCACGCCGGGTGCTGGGCTACGGGGCCCAGGTGTTGCTGCTGACTGACGGGCTTGATCGCGAAGATACGACATTGCTGACGAAGGCTGCGGACCGGCTCGGCAGGAGTTGCCGCAACCTGATCTGGCTGAACCCACTGTTGCGTTACGACGGGTTTGAGCCACGCGCTGCCGGCGTGCGGGCGTTGCTGCCTCATGTCGACACCTTCGTACCGGTGCACAATCTGAATTCAATTGCCGACCTGGCGCAGTCGCTTGGTGGCGGCAAGGCCCGCGTGGCATCAACGCATACTCGATGA